The following nucleotide sequence is from Corynebacterium hindlerae.
CCGACTGTCATTAGGCCTTCGATGCGGTTGGTCTATCTGGATCCGACGATCGCCTCACAACACACCCTGCTCGCGTATTCAGAAAATGGCGACAAACTTGGCGACGCCCTCGCCAATGACTCGACACTCCAGCGACTGGCTGCCACACACGGTTTCCGACCTAACTTGCACGGTGAATTTGAGCTCACGCTGAGCGATCACGGCATCGACACGCCACCGGCGTATCTGCCGACCGGCAACCCGCCCGACTTTGATCGACTCGAAGAGCTCATTGAAGGCGTGAGCGCGCAGTACTCCTCATCCGAACCACCAGAAGGAGCACCGGAACAATGGTCCTCAGGATGAAAGCCCTGGTTGCGGCGCTGTGTGCCTTAGCCCTCGTGGCCTGTGGCGGGGACATCCCGCAGTCGGTGAAACCAAACAGCAACGAAAAACTCGTGATCGTTGCCGCTACCGAGCTGAGGGATATGGGACCTCTTATTCAGCGCGCTAGCGCCGATCTCGGGTTTGAGATTGAAATGCAGTACCCGGACGGCACGATCGCTAACTCTGTGTCCCTCAAAGAAGGCGCTTTTGACGGAGGTTTCGACGCCACCTGGTTCGCAACCAACAAATATATCGACTTATACGGTGCGGATACCAAGCAAGGGCCGTCGACAAGCGTGGCTACCTCACCCATTGCCTTCGGCGTGCATGCCGCGAAAGCCCGCGAGCTCGGGTGGACCAACAAACAACCAACCTGGGACGACATCACCACCGCGGTTAAGGAAGGGAAATTTAGCTACGGGATGACCGACCCGGCCCGTAGTAACTCCGGGTTCTCCGCACTGGTGTCGGTGGCCACGGCAAATGCGGACACCGGAGCGGCGCTACAACTAACCGATATGCCTGGCCTCCAAGAGCCCCTCCAGTCATTTTTTGAAGGTCAAAAAATGACCGCAGGATCGAGTGGTTGGTTGGAAGATAGTTTCGTCTCGGACCCAGGACATGTGGATGCAATCATCAACTACGAGTCCGTGCTGCTGCAGATGAAGAAACAAGGCAGCACCGATATCGAGGTGGTAGTGCCCGCCGATAGAGTAGTGACCGCGGACTATCCGCTGGCGCCCCTTGCGCAGCCCCGCAGCCCCGCAGCCCGGAAGCAGCGGAGCAGACCTCGCGCCTGGTGGAATGGCTTAAAGAACACAACAAGGACATTGTCACCGACACCATGCGACGCCCCGCGGACCCGGCAGTGCAGCTGCTACCGGAACATCAGAAAAACAACCTCATCGAGCTGCCATTTCCGGCACGGCAGTCAGTGGCGGAAGACCTGTTGGACACCTTCAAAAATGAGCTGCGAGCGCCAGGACGGACCGTGTTCGTGCTTGACAAGTCCGGGTCCATGGAAGGGGATCGGATGGCAAGTCTGCACGGTATCTTGCAAGATCTCGTTGCGGGCACTGCAAAAACTCAGACCGGTCCCGTTGGGTTCCACAACCGCGAACGCATCACTGTCATCGGATTCAATAGCACGATTGATCAGCCGGTCACTACCGAATTCCGCAAAAACGACGCCACCAAGAGCAAAGAGTTAACGAACGCGATCACCAGTCTTAAACCGTACGGACAAACCGCGATTTACGACGCCCTCATCACCGCATACCGCCAATTCCAGGAAGAGCCACCAAAGGACGGCGAGATTCCCTCAATCGTGCTTATGTCCGACGGCGGCTCCAATACTGGAGCGAAATACCAAGACTTTGTCGAGTTTCACCAAACCTTAAGCCCCGAACAGCGTCGGATTCCGGTATTCGTCATTTTGTATGGTGAGGCCAATGCGAAAGAAATGGAGCAGGTGGCCACGCTGACCGGCGGGAAAACCTTCGATGCACAGGGTGGCGACCTCGGCGGTGCCTTTAAGGAGACTCGTTGATACCAGTAACTTTGGGCCAATCCTCAGCTCGCGGCGCAACCTCGTGGGCATGACGATGGCCATCGTCGCCATCGTTGTTCATCTCGTGGTGGGCCTCGGAGCCTTTTGGCCCGTGATCGCCCTGTGCTCGTGGGGGATTGGCGTCGCGCTCACCCCAAGCCCCGCGCCGCCGGCGCTCCCACCACCGCGCACGCTTGTCGACGCCATTATTGAAGCAACTGAGCACTTTCAGGATCTTGAGGTGCATGAGGCGACCGAAAAGCACCTCGGGCAACTCGAATGGACGATGGGCCAGCTCCAACGCCACATGGATGAATTAGCGGCGCAGTCCATCTTGTTGCAGACCGTCAACGAAATTGCGTTCAGCCACGTGCCGACTCTCGAAGCTGCGTACAAAGAAGTACCCGACATTGCCCGCAGAGAAGCGATGCTCGAGCTCGATGCATCCCTCAAACTCCTCAACGATGAGGCAACCAAGATCCTCAACGCCATCGTCGAGCAAAAGTTCAAAGGCCTGGAAGATCAGCGGGCGCTCCTGGAACAGAAATTCTCAGGCGTCACGCTGTACCTGGATGGCCCACAAGAGGGGTAGTGGCCTGCGTCAACTGCGTATATGCGTACAATAATCCGCATGAGTATAGATCCGAAGTTGCTGGAAGTGCTGGTGTGCCCGCAAGACAAAGGGCCACTGACGTATCTGGAGACCGAGCAGATGCTGGTCAATGAGCGACTCGGAGTGGCCTATCGCGTTGACGATGGCATCCCCGTGATGCTCGCAGACGAAGCAGTAACCTGGCCACCCGCTAATTAAGGATCTACAACATGAACATCATTGACGAACTCTCCTGGCGCGGACTCATTAACCAGTCCACCGACATCGATGCGCTCCGCGAGGCGTGCGAACAGCCCATCACCCTGTACTGCGGTTTCGATCCGACCGGTGATTCCCTGCATGCCGGGCACCTGGTGCCCATGATCATGCTGCGCCGTTTCCAGGAGGCCGGCCACCGTCCGCTCACCCTCGCCGGAGGGGCTACTGGGTTCATCGGCGACCCACGAGACGTGGGGGAGCGCACCATGCTCAGCCAGGAAACCATCGAACACAACTTGGAGGCCATTAAGAGCCAGCTCCGCCGATTCGTCTCCTTCGATGGGGATAACCCGGCGATCATGGTGAACAACGCGGACTGGACCATGAACATGTCCGTCATCGACTTCCTGCGCGATGTAGGCAAGAACTTCTCCCTGAACACCATGCTGGATCGTGACACCGTCAAACGACGCCTAGAATCCGATGGCATTTCCTACACCGAGTTCTCTTACATGCTGCTGCAGTCCAATGACTACGTGCAGCTGCGACGCGAATACGACTGCGTGCTGCAGATCGGTGGCGGTGATCAGTGGGGCAACATTGTTTCCGGTGTAGACCTCAACCGTCGCGTGGACGGCGCAAAGGTCCATGGCCTGACCGTGCCACTCGTGACCGACGCCTCTGGGCAAAAGTTCGGCAAATCTACCGGTGGTGGCAAACTGTGGCTCGACGCGGAAAAGACGTCCCCATACTCCTGGTACCAGTACTTCCTCAACGTCGGCGATTCAGTAGTGATCGACTACCTGCGCTGGTTCACCTTCCTCACCCAGGAAGAGATCGCGTTCTACGAAGAAGCTGTGGCAGAGCGCCCATTCAAGCGTGAGGCGCAACGTCGCCTTGCCCAGGAAATGACCACCCTGGTTCACGGGGCTGAGGCAACCGCCGCAGTTGAACTGGCAGCGCAGGCACTGTTCGGGCGAGCTTCGCTCGCTGAACTAGACGAGAAGACGCTCGCTGGCGCACTGTCTGAGACCACAATCTTCGAAGCTCCCGCAGATGCCACGATCGTTGATCTGCTCGTCGGGGCGGGATTGGCGGCATCCAAGGGTGATGCCCGGCGCACCATCAAGGAAGGTGGTGCCTACGTGAACAACGATCGAATTGACTCCGAAGAGTGGGCACCGTCCGACGCAGAATGGATCCACGGACAGTGGTTGGTTCTACGCAAGGGCAAGAAGAACTTTGCCGGAGCGAAGCGGGCTGAGAGTTAGCCCCAAGGTGGCGAGGAATTCCTCGCCACCTTTTGTTTTTATCCGTTTTACCTGCGGATTTGTGTTGTGGCGTGGTTGTGCGTAAATTAATCCGGGTCAGCGAGACAGGGTCTGGCTGAACGAAGTTGACATCCGGGTAAACGGGTGGTTAACTTAGAACTCCAGCCGTTGCGAGGTGATCGCAGTGTGCGTGTGTTGTTTGAGAACTCAATAGTGTGCCAAGTACTTTTATTTTTTGTTTTTTGGTTGTGTGTTGGTGCCGGCAGGCCAGGAGTGGTCTGTGTAAGCGCTTTAATACTCAATTTTTGTGGTTTTTGGTGTCTTCCTCGTCGGATGTACCAGGAACTGTTTTTTGGACAATCATCATTATTTTTGTGCTGGTTGTTTGTTTTGCTAGGTTTTTGGCTTTTCATATGGCTGATTATCATCACATGGTTTTTATGGAGAGTTTGATCCTGGCTCAGGACGAACGCTGGCGGCGTGCTTAACACATGCAAGTCGAACGGAAAGGCCCTGCTTGCAGGGTACTCGAGTGGCGAACGGGTGAGTAACACGTGGGTGATCTGCCCTGCACTTTGGGATAAGCCTGGGAAACTGGGTCTAATACCGAATATGACTCTTCTTTAGTGTGGAGAGTGGAAAGCTTTTGCGGTGTGGGATGAGCCCGCGGCCTATCAGCTTGTTGGTGGGGTAATGGCCTACCAAGGCGTCGACGGGTAGCCGGACTGAGAGGTCGATCGGCCACATTGGGACTGAGACACGGCCCAGACTCCTACGGGAGGCAGCAGTGGGGAATATTGCACAATGGGCGCAAGCCTGATGCAGCGACGCCGCGTGGGGGATGACGGCCTTCGGGTTGTAAACCTCTTTCGCTAGGGACGAAGCGTAAGTGACGGTACCTAGATAAGAAGCACCGGCTAACTACGTGCCAGCAGCCGCGGTAATACGTAGGGTGCGAGCGTTGTCCGGAATTACTGGGCGTAAAGAGCTCGTAGGTGGTTTGTCGCGTCGTCTGTGAAATACCGGGGCTTAACTTCGGAGCTGCAGGCGATACGGGCATAACTTGAGTGCTGTAGGGGAGACTGGAATTCCTGGTGTAGCGGTGAAATGCGCAGATATCAGGAGGAACACCGATGGCGAAGGCAGGTCTCTGGGCAGTAACTGACGCTGAGGAGCGAAAGCATGGGTAGCGAACAGGATTAGATACCCTGGTAGTCCATGCTGTAAACGGTGGGCGCTAGGTGTAGGGGTCTTCCACGACTTCTGTGCCGTAGCTAACGCATTAAGCGCCCCGCCTGGGGAGTACGGCCGCAAGGCTAAAACTCAAAGGAATTGACGGGGGCCCGCACAAGCGGCGGAGCATGTGGATTAATTCGATGCAACGCGAAGAACCTTACCTGGGCTTGACATATACAGGACCGGGCCAGAGATGGTCTTTCCCTTGTGGCTTGTATACAGGTGGTGCATGGTTGTCGTCAGCTCGTGTCGTGAGATGTTGGGTTAAGTCCCGCAACGAGCGCAACCCTTGTCTTATGTTGCCAGCAATTCGGTTGGGGACTCATGAGAGACTGCCGGGGTTAACTCGGAGGAAGGTGGGGATGACGTCAAATCATCATGCCCCTTATGTCCAGGGCTTCACACATGCTACAATGGTCGGTACAACGCGTCGCGAGCCTGTGAGGGTGAGCTAATCGCTGAAAGCCGGCCTCAGTTCGGATTGGGGTCTGCAACTCGACCCCATGAAGTCGGAGTCGCTAGTAATCGCAGATCAGCAACGCTGCGGTGAATACGTTCCCGGGCCTTGTACACACCGCCCGTCACGTCATGAAAGTCGGTAACACCCGAAGCCAGTGGCCCAACCTTTGTGGGGGGAGCTGTCGAAGGTGGGATCGGTGATTGGGACGAAGTCGTAACAAGGTAGCCGTACCGGAAGGTGCGGCTGGATCACCTCCTTTCTAAGGAGCTTATTTTTGTGACACGCAGTTGCGTGTTTGTGCCAGCTGAGTCGCCGTGTGTGTGGCTGTTGGTTTTATTTATCGGGTGGACGCCAGCTAGCCATCGATATGGTGGTGGTCGGCATGATCGAAAAACAGATAATTAGTGTTGGGTGTTTGGTGCGCTGTTGGGTGTCTGGGGCAGCATGTGTTGTTCCTTTTTCTGGCCTGGTGTGCTGCCACTGTTGTGGTGGTGGCTGGTGGGTTGGGTGTGTTGTGTGAGAACTGTATAGTGGACGCGAGCAATTTTTTTCATCTTTATTTTTTGTTTAGTGTTTTAGTATTGTGTGCCTTGTTTATGGTGTTTTTGTTACTTAAGGGCGCACGGTGGATGCCTTGGCAATCCAAGCCGATGAAGGACGTGTAAGGCTGCGATAAGCCTCGGGGAGTTGCCAATAGAGCGTTGATCCGAGGGTGTCCGAATGGGGAAACCTGGCTACAGTGATGTGTAGTTACCTGCCCATGAATTCATAGTGGGTTTGGGGGTTACGCGGGGAAGTGAAACATCTCAGTACCCGTAGGAGAAGAAAACAAGAGTGATTCTGCTAGTAGCGGCGAGCGAACGTGGATTTTTGGCTAAACTGCATGCGTGTGATACTCGGCAGGGGTTGCGTGTGTGGGGTTGTGGGGATGAACTTTTTCCAATACTGCCGTGTTGGTC
It contains:
- a CDS encoding vWA domain-containing protein, with the protein product MEWLKEHNKDIVTDTMRRPADPAVQLLPEHQKNNLIELPFPARQSVAEDLLDTFKNELRAPGRTVFVLDKSGSMEGDRMASLHGILQDLVAGTAKTQTGPVGFHNRERITVIGFNSTIDQPVTTEFRKNDATKSKELTNAITSLKPYGQTAIYDALITAYRQFQEEPPKDGEIPSIVLMSDGGSNTGAKYQDFVEFHQTLSPEQRRIPVFVILYGEANAKEMEQVATLTGGKTFDAQGGDLGGAFKETR
- a CDS encoding Trm112 family protein, which produces MSIDPKLLEVLVCPQDKGPLTYLETEQMLVNERLGVAYRVDDGIPVMLADEAVTWPPAN
- the tyrS gene encoding tyrosine--tRNA ligase, coding for MNIIDELSWRGLINQSTDIDALREACEQPITLYCGFDPTGDSLHAGHLVPMIMLRRFQEAGHRPLTLAGGATGFIGDPRDVGERTMLSQETIEHNLEAIKSQLRRFVSFDGDNPAIMVNNADWTMNMSVIDFLRDVGKNFSLNTMLDRDTVKRRLESDGISYTEFSYMLLQSNDYVQLRREYDCVLQIGGGDQWGNIVSGVDLNRRVDGAKVHGLTVPLVTDASGQKFGKSTGGGKLWLDAEKTSPYSWYQYFLNVGDSVVIDYLRWFTFLTQEEIAFYEEAVAERPFKREAQRRLAQEMTTLVHGAEATAAVELAAQALFGRASLAELDEKTLAGALSETTIFEAPADATIVDLLVGAGLAASKGDARRTIKEGGAYVNNDRIDSEEWAPSDAEWIHGQWLVLRKGKKNFAGAKRAES